In Neomonachus schauinslandi chromosome 6, ASM220157v2, whole genome shotgun sequence, a genomic segment contains:
- the DEGS1 gene encoding sphingolipid delta(4)-desaturase DES1: protein MGNRVAREDFEWVYTDQPHASRRQEILAKYPEIKSLMKPDPNLIWIITMMVLTQLVAFYLVKDLDWKWVIFWAYAFGSCINHSVTLAIHEVSHNSAFGHYRAMWNRWFGMFANLPIGVPYSVSFKRYHMDHHRYLGGDGIDVDIPTDFEGWFFCTTFRKFIWVVLQPLFYAFRPLFINPKPISYLEIINTVIQVTFDIIIYYVLGIKSLVYMLAASLLGLGLHPISGHFIAEHYMFLKGHETYSYYGPLNLLTFNVGYHNEHHDFPNIPGKSLPLVRKIAAEYYDNLPHYNSWIKVLYDFVTDDTISPYSRVKRHPKGKVVLE, encoded by the exons cAAAGTATCCAGAGATAAAGTCCTTGATGAAACCTGATCCCAACTTGATCTGGATTATAACCATGATGGTTCTCACTCAACTGGTTGCGTTCTACTTAGTGAAGGACCTAGACTGGAAGTGGGTCATATTTTGGGCGTATGCCTTCGGCAGCTGCATTAACCACTCTGTGACTCTGGCTATTCATGAGGTCTCCCACAATAGCGCCTTTGGCCACTACAGAGCTATGTGGAATCGCTGGTTTGGAATGTTCGCTAATCTTCCCATTGGCGTTCCCTATTCAGTTTCCTTTAAGAGGTATCACATGGACCATCATCGCTACCTTGGGGGTGATGGCATCGATGTGGATATTCCCACCGATTTTGAAGGCTGGTTTTTCTGTACTACTTTCAGAAAGTTTATATGGGTTGTCCTTCAGCCTCTCTTTTATGCTTTTCGACCTCTGTTCATCAACCCTAAACCAATTTCTTACCTGGAAATTATTAATACTGTGATCCAGGTCACTTTTGACATTATAATTTACTATGTTTTGGGAATTAAATCTTTGGTCTACATGTTGGCAGCATCCTTACTTGGGCTAGGCTTGCACCCgatttctggacattttatagCCGAACATTACATGTTCCTCAAGGGACATGAAACCTACTCGTATTACGGGCCTCTGAATCTTCTCACCTTCAACGTGGGTTACCATAACGAGCACCATGACTTCCCCAACATTCCCGGAAAAAGCCTTCCACTG GTGAGGAAGATCGCTGCCGAGTACTACGACAACCTCCCCCACTACAACTCGTGGATAAAAGTACTGTATGATTTCGTGACAGACGACACCATAAGTCCCTACTCGAGAGTGAAGCGGCATCCAAAAGGCAAGGTGGTACTGGAGTGA